Proteins encoded together in one Phalacrocorax carbo chromosome 18, bPhaCar2.1, whole genome shotgun sequence window:
- the TMEM203 gene encoding transmembrane protein 203 — translation MLFSLRELVQWLGFATFEIFLHGLALLAFSVLLVLKVDGEAAALSWWLVFVPFFAADGLSTYFTTIVSVRLFQDGEKRLAVLRLFWILTILSLKFVFEMLLCQKLVEHTRELWYGLIMSPVFILLQLLMIRACRVN, via the coding sequence ATGCTGTTCTCCCTGCGGGAGCTGGTGCAGTGGTTGGGCTTCGCCACCTTCGAGATCTTCCTCCACGGCCTGGCGCTGCTGGCCTTCTcggtgctgctggtgctgaaGGTGGACGGCGAGGCCGCGGCGCTCTCCTGGTGGCTCGTCTTCGTCCCCTTCTTCGCCGCCGACGGCCTCAGCACCTACTTCACCACCATCGTCTCGGTGCGGCTCTTCCAGGACGGTGAGAAGCGCCTGGCCGTGCTGCGGCTCTTCTGGATCCTCACCATCCTCAGCCTTAAGTTCGTCTTCGagatgctgctgtgccagaagCTGGTGGAGCACACCCGGGAGCTCTGGTACGGGCTCATCATGTCGCCTGTCTTcatcctcctccagctgctcatGATCCGAGCCTGCCGGGTGAACTGA